The Paenibacillus polymyxa M1 DNA segment AACGATGAATTGGAACGCGCACTTCAAGAAAACTATAGTTTATCCTTAAATGAATTTTTGGTTCTGTATTTCTTATCTCAAACTGAGGAAAAGAAATTGAGATTGCAGCATTTACAAGAGATGGTTGGGTTAAGCCAAAGTGCATTATCTAGACTGGTAGTCAGAATGGAAGCAAAAAGCTGCGGAGCTTTGCAAAGACATATATGTGAAGATGATCGTCGGGGAATCTATACAAGCATGACCGATTTTGGTGAAAAGAAATTTGATAGAGCGCTCGAAACCTTCAACCAGATTCTGGAGTCAGTCCTTTCAAAAGATGAGTTGAAGCAAAAATTACAATCACTTATTGAAAAAATATAATCCTTTCATATAAATTAAAACTTAATACGAAAGTTAATGCTTGAATAGAGCAAGATTTAATCCTAGGTCTAGAGAATACAATCTCTGGGCCTTTATTACGTAAACGCATAGTTTAAACGATAGTTGACAAATAAAAAATGCATGCTGTATTATATGCATGTGCATGCATTTAATATAGTGTTCACTATAAAACCTAGAAAGGGGTCTTTCTTAATGAAAGATTTATTTAGTGCTTATAAATTTAAAGGCTTGGAATTAAAGAACCGGGTCGTCATGCCTCCAATGTGTCAATATTCTGTTGAAAAAAAAGATGGTATAGCTACCGATTGGCATTTCATGCACTACGTAAGTCGTGCAATTGGTGGAACTGGATTTATTATAATTGAAATGACCGATGTAGAACCCGATGGACGGATTTCTGATTTCGATCTGGGATTGTGGTCTGATGAGCAAATTCCTGCATTGAAAAGAATTGTAGATGCCTGCCATAGTTATGGAGCAAAAGTAGGTATCCAAATTGCTCATGCTGGACGTAAAGCAGAAGATGCTGAGGTGCCTGTTGCTCCGTCCGCTATTCCATTTGATGAGAAATCTAAATTACCCAGAGCTCTTTCAACACAAGAAGTTAAAGAAATGGTGGAGAAGTTCCGCGGTGCTGTAGCACGTGCTGTGAAGGCCGGAGTTGATGCCATTGAATTGCATGGAGCTCACGGATACTTAATCCATCAATTTCACTCTCCTCTTACCAACCAAAGAGATGATGAATACGGGAAAGATCTTACAAAGTTTGGTCGGGAAATTATTCAGGCAGCCAAGGCAGAGATGCCGGAAGACATGCCGCTTATCATGCGTATTTCCGCTAAAGAATACGTAGAAGGAGGATACGACATTCAAGAAAGCATTTCTTTTGCCAAAGAATATCAACAAGCAGGAGTAGATATTTTTGATATTTCTTCAGGCGGGGAAGGACCTATCGCTGCGTGGGGTAGACCAGGCAGTCACGCAGCATACCAAGTGACACTTGCTCGAGAAATCAGACAAGCACTCGAAGTTCCAGTCATTGCAGTCGGAAGACTCGATGATCCGATCCTGGCAAACGCTGTAGTAGGAAATGAGGACGCAGATCTTGTGGCTGTCGGGAGAGGAATGTTAAGAAACCCTTATTGGGCTCTTGAGGCGGCAACAAACTTGAAAAAAGAAACAACGATCCCGAAACAGTATACTACAGGTTTTTAGATACAGTTTCTGCTGGTAGAAATATAGGAAACTGCAATTATCGAAATAAAAATGACTCAAAAGCAACCGATATATCGGTTGCTTTTTTATTTATTGTGGTCAAACATTTAGTAAGCATATGTTAACAAAATTCACTATACTGGAATGGTTATAGAGCTTGAATAATGTAAGTAAATAAAGGAGGTCTATATGTATGAAGAAGACTCATACCTCTGACCATATTAAAATTCCGCCAGGATTTTGGACGGGATTACACGAATTAGGAATTTCTGCTCACGACGTAGCTCATAAAGCACGGCTGCCGCTTAACATTATGACAGAACCAGTAGTCACCCCAGCCCAATATTTCGCGATCTGGCAGGCTTATTCCGATCTCATTGGTGACACTGCCAAAGGAATCATCAAGCTTGCAACCGTCTTTGAAACAACGAAGTACCCACCGACCGTCTTAGCGTGTTACCACGCTCGTAACTACCGCGACGCTCTAAATCGAATGGCTCGGTACAAACAATTATGTCCCCCTGAAACCTTACGTATCACTGAAGAGGGCGAGCACTGTACAATCGAACTGGAATGGCTGTATACCGAGCAGCCTGGTCCACCGATGCTGGTCGGTATTACGCTGGCATGTCTTCTGGAGCTTGGGCGCCGGGGCACTGGTCAACCTTTGACGGCACAGCTTGTGGAATTTTCGCAATCAATGGGAGATGTACAAGCTCTTGAAGCTTACTTCGGTTGCCGTATCCGGATTGATGCAAAATGTAATCGAATGACGCTACATCGAAGAGATCTGGACCTCCCTTTTGTTTCGTACAACGAAGAATTGCTGGAGATTCTCACTCCCGTCCTAGACCGATCTCTGGCTGAACAGCAGCGCAACTGCTCCATTACCGAAATGGTCAAATGGATTATAAAACGGAGCCTCACAGGAGGACGCCCTGATATTGAGGCTATCGCGAAGGAACTCAACATGAGCGATCGCACGTTGCAGCGCCGGCTCACTGACCAAAACACGAACTTTAAGCATCTGCTGACACAAGCTAGACATGAGCAGGCACGAAAGTACTTGGCAGACCCATCGCTTGATATTAAAGAAGTAGCTTTCTTGATTGGATATGAAGACCAGAACTCGTTCTATCGGGCTTTCCGCCTTTGGGAAGGTGACACTCCTTTAAATTGGCGTACTAAACATTTAGCTGCAAACTCAATATCAGAAGGACAGCTCGGAAGACCGTCAATTCATTAATAGATTCCAGACTAGCCAATTGTTCAAAGAGCTAGTTTTATTGAGTTTTATCAATTGGCGTGTGAAACAAGAATTTTGGCGCAATATGCTAGTTACTGAACAATCCAGGCAAGGTAATATAATCAGGACTCTTTAAAAGGCTGATCTTAACATAGTTTGGAAGTAGAGAAAAAGGAGAAATGTATGATGGATATGAGTTTAAACAATAAAACTGCTTTAATAACAGGATCAACGAAAGGTATAGGTAAAGCAATAGCGATTGAACTTGCCAAAGAAGGTGTGAATGTACTTATTAATGGACGGAATTATGATGAGGTAGAACAAACAGTAAATGAAATAAAGTCAAAGTTCCCAACTACCTCTCCCCAAAATGCTACGGCCGATATTGTGGATAAAGAGCAAAGAAAAGCATTATTTGAAAAATACCCCGAAGTTGATATTTTGGTTAACAATATGGGTATTTACGAAATTATGCAGTATGAGGACGTTGACGATGAAGTGTGGGAAAAATACTTCCGTACTAATGTTCTTGCTGCAAATGGATTAGCTAAATTTTACTTATCTAAAATGTTGAAAAACGATTATGGACGCATTGTTTTCATTGCGAGTGAAGAAGCAATTATGCCTTCAGGACAAATGCCTCAATATTGTATGACCAAATCCATGCTGCTATCATTGTCAAAAAGCTTGTCTAAATTAACAAGAGGTACAGAAGTTACCGTTAATACAATCATGCCAGGACCAACACTTTCTGAAAATGTACATCAAATCATAGAGGGGATTTACACCAATGAAAATATGACTTTTTCAGAAAAAGAGAAACAATTTATGGCCGCAAACCTGCCTCAATCCGAAATACAGCGATTTATTAGACCTATTGAAATCGGTAGATTAGCCGCATTTGTATGTAGCCCATATGCGTCTGCATTTAAGGGTTCTCCAATCCGTATGGATGGGGGAATGGTGCCAACTATTTTTTAATATTTTTACTGCGAACAGGGCTTCGCTGCGTTTTACCGTAATGCATCAAGCACATCATCGAGCGCAAATACTGTCCTGATGAGACAAGCTAATTTACCTTTGCATAAAGGGATTTGAAAGCTGGATTAGGGATGTGAACTGGAATTATTGTCACCTACCAATCGCTACCAAAAACAGCCGATTGCTCGGCTGTTTTTTAACTAAATTCCTTTCTCTTTCGTTGAAAAATTAACGTTAAATAAAGAGTAGAGGGGTTTATTTGAAGAAACGGTAAACCTATGACTCTCGCAATTGTCCTGAATCCAGGCGTCGCCGACTCATGAATACCAAAGTCAATGCAATTACCGTAAGGACAATTCCAAGCACTTGAAATCCCTCGAAGCTGAACTTACCTCCCATTACGATACCTATCAATAATGAAGAGAAAATGGTTCCCAGATATCTTGATGTATTAAATAATCCGGATGCTACACCGATTATTTCTTTTGGAGAACTTTGGAACAAGGCTGCTTGCATACCTACATTGTTCAGTCCGTTGCTAATACCGAATGCAGCCAAAGCCAAACACACGCTGATCACCGGAGAAGTTGGATTTAATGTTACAAGCCACACAGATCCCAATGTCATCAGGATTGCCGATACCAGTAATGCCGGTCTGGGTCCTGATTTATCAATCCATCGTCCTGCTATTGGAGAAGCAGCAAGCGAGCACAAGCCTAAGCTTAGCATGAGAATCCCTGTTTGGAACTCGCTTACATGCCTTACCACTTGCAAGTAGGACGGAAGCCCGAAAAAAAGCGAGTAATAGAGTACGTTAACGAACATGAATTCGACATTAACCCAAGTCAACGCAGGATATTTGGCGAACGTGCGTAAAGGAATAAAGGGTGACGTCGCTTTTAACTCATATCGTACGAATGCCCCCAGCGCAACGAGGCCTATTAACCCGACAATGACGTTTTCTAACGAGATATGCCCAGATGATTTTGCCGAGAGTAATCCGACGAGCAGGGCAACCAGCCCTAATGTGAAGAGTAGGATCCCTCTTGCATCAATTAAATCAAACCATTTACGAAAGGACATGTTGCGTGCAACAGATGTTGGCGATTCGTCCTTAGGAATAGTCCTCCAAGCCAATAGAAAGCTGGCTACCACAAACGGAATATTGATGAAAAAGATGGCAGGCCAATTCCACCAATGAACCAAAACCCCGCCAATAAAGGGTCCAATTGCTGCCGCTCCTGATAGGAAAATGGACAAAACAGACAGCGCAGTCGCTTGTTTCTCTGTAATATGAATTCGAACAATGGCCATTCCAACCCCAACCATCATACTTGTTCCGATGGATTGTACAATGCGGAACACGATGAGCCATCCAAAGGTTGGTGACAACGGAGCTAATAATGATGCAATGAAGGCTACAACAAGTCCAATAAGAAACATCTTCCTACGGCCGAATAAATCGCTGGCCTTTCCCATGATAGGTTGAGCTATGCTACTTGCAATGTAGAAAGAAAAAATAATCCAGGAAACACCTGTAAAGTCAAGTTGGAACACATTTTGCAGACTTGGAATTGCAACAGAAACCATCGAAGAATTTAATGGGTTCAATAATATCCCTAGACCAACTGAAATCATTAACCACCAGCTGCGAACACTCATTTCTGCCCCCCCCATAGCGAATTAATGTCATCGTACTTGAAATCGATTATTTATTCCAATGCATTTGATGTTATAATCTCATTGATTTGAGGGAATGAATGGGGGATGCGAAATGGAACTTCTTCAACTGCAATATTTTCTCACGGTAGCTCATTTGGAACATGTAACCGAAGCTGCACGAAGTCTGCACGTTACTCAATCGTCGCTCAGCAAAACGATTCAACGCTTGGAGGAAGATTTGGGAGTCCCTTTATTCGATCGAACAGGGAGGAAACTGCGATTGAATGAGTTCGGAAGCAGATTCCTTTACCGTGCAGAAAGGGCTTTATTTGAATTAGAACAGGGGAAGCAGGAGCTTAGCGACTTATCCAGCCCAGAACACGGAACTCTCGAATTGGCAGTGACCACCGCAAGCACATTACCAGGTATTCTTCGAGAGTTTCGGAGAAAACGGCCCTATATTCAATTTCATGTACAAATGCTGACCACACAGGAAATGGTTACACTTCTTCATAGAGGAGAAGTTGATTTTTGCTTGTCTTCACCTCCTGTTGAAGGCGATGACATCGAATGTAAAATCGTATGTATCGACCCCATTCTTGTAGCTGTTCCAAAGGGGCATCGGCTTGCGGATCGAAATAGCGTATCCTTGACAGAGCTAAGGGAAGAATGGTTTGTCGGCGTAAAAAGAGGCTATGGTACTCGTGATTTAGTGGATTCTGTATGCATGTCGGAAGGATTTGTGCCTAACTATGTGTACGAGGGGGATGAACCTGCAAGGCTTAGTACTCTTGTGGAAGCCGAAATTGGGATAGCTTTCATACCGAGCACGGCACGAAATTCGCAGGAACATCTCAAATATCTCCAGGTAGAGAATCACGAATTGATACGTGAGATTGCTTTATTATGGAACAGGAATCGGTATATTTCGCGGGCTGCTCAGGAATTCCGCGAGATAGTAGTAGAATATTTTGCGACGAATTCCAAATAGACAACTTAACTCCATATATGTTTTTGATGATCTACCATTGAAAATAAATAAGTAGGAGATTGCGTTAATAAGATAGCGCAGAGGCTAAACATTGTTATCCAACGAGCAGGAACTAACCGTTTTTGCTTTACCTCGTCATGAAATGATTATTGTCAAAAATAACAGGTGATATTTTTATTATTTTAGTGATAATATGGTTAGGTAATTGCAATTAAACAGATTTTTACTTTTATTTTGTGGAGGCGTTAGAATGAAGTACATAGTGAAAAGAAGGGCACAAATTAAAGGGGATAACGCATCACTGGCCCTATAAACTGCGTAATCCCTGGCATTTTTAAGGGGTTTGCATAATGGAAAAATCGATTGAGAAACGTATTCCTAAATCTTTGATTTGGCTGTGCGTGCTTGCATTTTTCAGCGTATTGAATGAGACGGTGTTCAACGTATCGTTGCCCGACATTGCCGCTCAATTTGGAATTAAGCCATCCGCTGCAAATTATGTTAATACCAGCTTCATTCTTTCTTTTGCCGTAGGAACGGCCGTTTACGGAAAAATATCGGACATTTACGGCGTAAAAAAACTGGTTCTCATCAGTATGATGATATATAGCGGGGGATCGCTGTTTGGCTTGCTTTTTCATGCCTGGTTTCCGATTTTGCTTGTTGCACGATTTATCCAAGGAGCGGGTGCTTCTGCCGTCCCCGGACTGATTATGGTCATCGTTACCAAAAGTATCGAAAAGCAGCATCAAGGAAAAGCTTTTGGAATGATTGGATCGACCGTTGCTCTGGGAGAAGGTTTTGGTCCTATAGTTGGAGGCTGGATCGCGGACTATGTACATTGGTCCTATCTGTTTTTCCTGCCAATGATGACGCTTGTCACACTACCTTTTTTCTTACGGACGCTGCCTGACGAACCTATGAAAAAAGGTGGGCTTGATGTTCTGGGAGGCCTGCTCTTTGTTCTTGGAATTGTTTCGTTCACTTTATTTACGACACATTACGAGTGGTGGTATTTGACCAACAGTGTCATTCTTTTCATAGGATTTGTGCTGAGAATTCGAAGAGCTAAGGAACCTTTCGTAGAACCAGCTTTATTCAAGATGAGAAGGTTTATTGTCGGCGTATTTGTAGGGGGAATACTTCTAGGGACCGTTGCAGGATTTATGTCTATGATCCCTTACATGATGAGAGAAGTACACCAGATGCCGACAAGCCTTATCGGAGGCGGTGTTCTGTTTCCAGGAACGCTTAGCGTGATTCTTTTTGGGATCGTTGGCGGTTCTTTGGTCGATAGGCAGGGAGCTCGTTTTGTCATGGTTGCAGGGTTATTGCTTCTCGTGATGGGGCTTTTCATCGTTTCACTTTTTGCCGATCGTAGCCTCTGGATCATTTCAGGAGCATTGGTTTTGATTTTTGGTGGGCTATCCTTTGTCAAAACGGTCATCTCAACCATTGTGGCAGGCTCGCTAAGTGCTGACGAATCAGGCTCAGGTATGGGGTTTTTAAATTTTTCCTGCTTTTTGGCGGAAGGGATTGGTATCGCAATTGTAGGAGGACTGCTTACACAGCTTAGGTGCAACTTTCCTATTCTCCCGATCGTTACTGACGTTGCAGCATATTTGTACAGCAATTTGACGTTACTACTTCTAGCTGTAGTAATTACAGGCGGTGCCATTTTTATGATCGTATTTAAGGGAGAAAAGGCTTCCTTGGATCATTAATAGAAAATAATAATTTTTATAGAGCTGACATTGATACGTAATGATGTCAGCTTTTTTGTACAAAAAACTAAACTTTTTAAAGGGTGCATACATTGATTATTTGGACATCAACTAGATGTTTTTTGGTATTACTAAACGTTTCCTATGAGGCTGAGCATCGCGTATAATATATAGTAAATTGTTATGTACCGAGTGTGAGATTCGTTTATTTTGGTTTGGGGTGAGTGTAGTGGCATCTATTCATGAGGTGGCGAAACAAGCAGGGGTATCGGTGGCAACGGTATCCAAAGTGATTAATAATTATTCTGATGTCAGCAGCAAAACGAGAAATAAGGTGAACAAGGCGATTGAATTGCTGAACTACCAGCCGAATGTGGTTGCCCGAAGCCTCGTGAAAAAGCGTTCCTGGACGGTCGGGATGTTCCTGCTGGATTTCTTCACGAATCCTTTTATTTCGGAGCTTCTTGATGGGTTAAGAAAGTCTCTTGAAGATAGCGGTTATGACCTGCTCTTTCTATCACCGAATCTTAGCAATCCCGATTATACCTTCACTAAGCATTGCATCAGCCGCAATGTAGATGGAGTTGTCATGTTTGGTGTCGATCGAACTAATCAAAATTTTTTGGATCTACTTCAGGCTGAGATGCCGACGATGATGATCGATACCGATCTGCTGGGACCTAGAACCGGATATGTAACAGCCGACAATCGCATAGGTGCTTACTTAGGTGTTCAGCATTTGGTGGAACTCGGACATAAACGCATCGCTTTTATTTCAGGGGATTTGGGATGTCTGGTTGGTCAAACGAGATTTTCCGGGTATCAGGAGGGGCTGCGCTCGAACGATCTTCCTTACTACGACCAATATGTGGAGGTAGAGAAATACAGCATTGAAGGTGGATATAAGGCGATGAAGCGCCTGCTACAGCTTCCGGAAGCACCGTCTGGCGTAATCTGCTCTTCAGACTATATGGCGACCGGTGCGATCGAAGCAATTCGCGAAATCGGAATGCGAGTACCTGATCATATTTCCGTTGTTGGGTTTGACAACACATTCTATGCGGAACTGTCCATGCCCAAGCTTACAACAATCAATCAGAACATTACGCTAATGGGAATGAAAGCAGGAGAGCATCTCATCCGAATGATTGAGAATCCCGATTATTCACCGCCAACGGAGATTGTCCCGGCAAATCTGGTTGTACGAGACTCGACAGGAGAGTATAAGGAATAGTTTTTTAAGAATTGACAAACACAAAAACAAATTGTATTTTAATTATGGTGTAAGCGCTTAATATAAGGTCCCTTGAATCACTTCTGCTCGTTCTTGTTTCATTCCCGAGTTATGGACAAAAGGGAAGGTCTCATATTGCGTCAGAGGGGAGGAAACTGGAATAGATATGATTTTAAAAGAAGGTGGTGATCCGGAAGACGTAGGGCGATATGTTGTTAACCTGAGGAAAGCGTGAAGATGTTAATGGTTGAATCTAATTGAGTCTATTGGAACAGGAGGTTTCACTAACATTTTTATTTCATTTTCGAAAACGTTTTCGCCAACAAGTTTGAATGCTGTCACTGTTCTTGAATCCGGCCGATATGCAGATGAATATCGGGGCTACTTGCCGAAATTTTTCGCGTAATCATGCCATATTAAAGGGAGAAGAGAATTATGAAAATGTCGTTCAATTCATTCACTAAGCCATTAATCATGATCCTACTGTTCAGTTTATTAACGCTACTTTTTCAAGCGGCCTTACCTGCAACGCCCGCTTCTGCAGCTGCCTGCGCAAACCCTGTAAGTTATTTCGGTGAAATGAAAGCAAGTGGAAACAAGATTAACGGCTCCAAAACGAATCGGCCTATGATGGTCAAAGGGTCGAGCTTCTTCTGGAGCAACTGGTCCGGTCCATTTTGGAATACCGCCACGGTGAATCGGATGGTGGATGAATTCCAAGTAGAGATCGTAAGAGCGGCATATGGCGTGGACCCCAGCGGAAATCCGTATAACACGGCCGATGAATCCAAAGTTCGTGACGTGGTCAATGCGGCAATTGCTAAGGGGATCTATGTTATTATCGATTGGCACTCACATGACGCGCACAACAACGTCAACGCCGCTAAAAGTTTCTTCAGCCGCATGGCGCAGGAATACGGAAGCTATGATAACGTCATTTTCGAGATCTATAACGAACCTACGCAAGTCTCGTGGGGGACAATCAAAAGTTACGCTGAGCAAGTTATTCCAGCCATTCGTCAACATTCTGACAATCTAATTGTCGTTGGTACGCCATTCTGGTCTCAGAATGTAGACCAGGCAGCGAACGATCCCATTACATCCTCTAGTAATATCGCCTATACATTGCACTTTTACGCTGGAACTCATTTTCAGTCGCTCCGGGACAAAGCCAACTACGCAATGAGTAAGGGCATCCCGCTATTTGTTACCGAGATGGGCTTTGTTAACGCGGATGGCGACGGCGGCATTAATTACGATTCCACGAACCAATGGCTTGACTGGATGAACCAGAATAACCTGTCATGGGCCAACTGGGCGATTAATGACAAGACAGAAGGCGCCAGTATTTTCAATACGAACGGGAGTCTCACAGCAGGAGGTAACTATCTGAAAAGCATTCTAGCCGGGCACGCACCGTATGCCGAGTGGAGGCAGAATGCGGCTTGCGGTGGCAGTAGCGCAAACACATTATATGACTTCGAGGGTAGTACGCAGGGCTGGACCGGTTCGAATATATCCGATGGTCCATGGAGCGTAAACGAGTGGTCATCCAAGGGCAGTAATTCTCTTAAAGCGGATATCATCATGTCTGCTAATTCCCAGCACTACCTGCTTCTCTCACAAAGCCGCAACCTTAGTGGTAAGGCAACGCTAAGCGCGACCGTCAAACATGCATCTTGGGACTCCGCAGGTGACGGACTCAATGCCAAGATTTATGCCAAGACAGGATCAGGTTGGGCTTGGTATGCTGGCAAAGCTGTCAAGATAAATTCTTCTGGAGGTACGACGCTGTCGTTCAACCTTGCATCTGTACCCAATCTTGACGATGTTAGGGAAATCGGCATACAATTTCTTGCCTCGGCGAACAGCAGCGGTAAGTCAGCCGTTTACGTTGACAACGTGACACTTCAATAATACACTCCTAACTTTTCCTGCTAAGGGACTTCATCGCTATATTGTGGGCTTGTCCTTTCGACCAAGTTATTTGCGAATAGTGGAGAAATAATGCTAGTGATAGTTGATTGATCCATAAAACAGTGCCAAATTAAAGAGGAAAGACGCAAGATAAAGCTCTTGCCCAAACCAAGTGACAAGAGCTTTATCTCATTACCGATTGTGTCAATAATATGATCTCATTACTCATGGTCTTCATGAAGTACCCGTGTTTTGTAGTTGGGAAATATAAGGCTTACAAAAGCTGGTACATATACCGAATTACAAACCAAACACCTCAGTAATTAAATAGAATCAATAAACCTCCTTTTAAGCACAACCTTATCTTAGTCCTCGGACTGGAGGAAGGTTGTTTTTCTTTGTTATAAAATAGGAATCCTTTGTTGTTTCACACAATTATTCCCTAATTAATCATTCACATTATGATATCGCGGATTTACGAGAGAAGACGGAGGTTATGATGAATAAAGCAAAAACTCTCATTATTGAAGAATTTAGTAGCTGTCCTATTATCTAATAACATTATGACATGTACTTTTATCACAGTGACATTCCAATACATAAGAATTGTTAGATATACTTGAGCTGCCTAAGATTAGGTCCTCAACTTTATGACATGTCTTGAGGGAGGCGTGAAATGAGAAATAAGAAGAGGGCACGTCAGAGGCCAGTATTTTGCTAGGAATGAGAAAGGATGAAATCAGGTGACTTATATTGCACAAGAGAATCGATACGAACAGATGAAATATCGGCGGATTGGACGGAGCGGTGTCAGGCTCCCGGCCATTTCGCTCGGCTTGTGGCAAAATTTCGGTGGGGACAAACCGTTTGAGGATAGTCGTGCAATGATACTACGCGCCTTTGATCTTGGTGTCTCGCACTTTGATTTGGCAAACAATTATGGACCGCCTCCCGGATCGGCCGAGGAGACCTTTGGACACGTTTTAAAAAAGGACCTCGCACCTTATCGGGATGAGCTGTTTATTTCAACAAAAGCTGGCTACTATATGTGGCCTGGCCCGTACGGTGAGTGGGGATCGAGAAAAAACCTGCTTGCAAGCCTGGATCGCAGCCTTCAGCGAATGGGACTCGACTATGTCGATGTCTTTTACCATCATCGTCCCGATGGTGATACCCCCTTAGAGGAATCGATGGGAGCGCTTGCTCATGCTGTGAAAACAGGCAAAGCACTGTATGTCGGTTTATCCAATTACGGACCGGAGGAGACGAAGCAAGCAGCTGCGATCCTTAAAAACCTTGGTACACCGCTGCTCGTCCACCAGCCTATGTATTCGATGCTGAACCGGTGGATTGAGAACGGATTGCAGGACGTGCTGACTGAAGTAGGAGCCGGCACAGTGGCTTTCTGCCCGCTTGGTCGCGGACAGTTGACGGGAAAATACATCGATAAGCTGGAAGCTGAGTTTAAAACAGGCCTGCGCACGTTGAAACTAGAGGCCATATCTCAGGAGCGGATTAACAAATTCCGTGCGCTGGAGGCGATCGCGAAGCGCCGGGGTCAAACGTTGCCGCAAATAGCGTTGACATGGGCGCTGCGCGAAGGAGGTGTGGATTCGGTGCTAATCGGTGCAAGCCGTGTAGGTCAAATCGAGGAAAACGTGCAAGCAGTACACGCGGATCCGCTATCGGCAGCGGATCTTCAAGAGATAGACCAGGTTATGCATAATATCGGGGATGTCCCCTGGTAATGTCATGGCAACAACACGATTCATTAAACGAAACAAATCAGTCGAGGCTTGAAAGACCCATTGAGCTGTCTCTTTTAAGCCTTGCGCGAAAGTATGATGGAGAAAGTCCCTTCACTTTTTTAAACATTTTGGAGAACAGTAGCGGGTCGCTATAACCAACAGAATAGGAGACTTCCGTGATGGACAGCTGCGAATTGTCCAGCAGATCGCCTGCTTTGTCCATCCGGAGGTTCAACAAGTATTGTTGTGGGGAAACATTAAGAATCTCCTTGAAAAGGACGGACAGATATACACGATCAATCCCAACTATGTGTGCGACCTCGGAAATGGAAACTCTTTGGTTATAGTTCATTCGAATAAACTCGACCGCTTTACGAATGTAGGCGTCCTTGGGCCGTATCTCGGGCAGTAGCTGACTCGTAGCAACCAACATATCAATCCAATCGGCGAGTAACCTGAACAAAATACTCTGTCTTCGTAGTTCACTGG contains these protein-coding regions:
- a CDS encoding MarR family winged helix-turn-helix transcriptional regulator, which codes for MHNNNTIEFLNIWLSLTKLQSNINDELERALQENYSLSLNEFLVLYFLSQTEEKKLRLQHLQEMVGLSQSALSRLVVRMEAKSCGALQRHICEDDRRGIYTSMTDFGEKKFDRALETFNQILESVLSKDELKQKLQSLIEKI
- a CDS encoding NADH:flavin oxidoreductase/NADH oxidase; this translates as MKDLFSAYKFKGLELKNRVVMPPMCQYSVEKKDGIATDWHFMHYVSRAIGGTGFIIIEMTDVEPDGRISDFDLGLWSDEQIPALKRIVDACHSYGAKVGIQIAHAGRKAEDAEVPVAPSAIPFDEKSKLPRALSTQEVKEMVEKFRGAVARAVKAGVDAIELHGAHGYLIHQFHSPLTNQRDDEYGKDLTKFGREIIQAAKAEMPEDMPLIMRISAKEYVEGGYDIQESISFAKEYQQAGVDIFDISSGGEGPIAAWGRPGSHAAYQVTLAREIRQALEVPVIAVGRLDDPILANAVVGNEDADLVAVGRGMLRNPYWALEAATNLKKETTIPKQYTTGF
- a CDS encoding helix-turn-helix transcriptional regulator, with translation MKKTHTSDHIKIPPGFWTGLHELGISAHDVAHKARLPLNIMTEPVVTPAQYFAIWQAYSDLIGDTAKGIIKLATVFETTKYPPTVLACYHARNYRDALNRMARYKQLCPPETLRITEEGEHCTIELEWLYTEQPGPPMLVGITLACLLELGRRGTGQPLTAQLVEFSQSMGDVQALEAYFGCRIRIDAKCNRMTLHRRDLDLPFVSYNEELLEILTPVLDRSLAEQQRNCSITEMVKWIIKRSLTGGRPDIEAIAKELNMSDRTLQRRLTDQNTNFKHLLTQARHEQARKYLADPSLDIKEVAFLIGYEDQNSFYRAFRLWEGDTPLNWRTKHLAANSISEGQLGRPSIH
- a CDS encoding SDR family NAD(P)-dependent oxidoreductase, which encodes MDMSLNNKTALITGSTKGIGKAIAIELAKEGVNVLINGRNYDEVEQTVNEIKSKFPTTSPQNATADIVDKEQRKALFEKYPEVDILVNNMGIYEIMQYEDVDDEVWEKYFRTNVLAANGLAKFYLSKMLKNDYGRIVFIASEEAIMPSGQMPQYCMTKSMLLSLSKSLSKLTRGTEVTVNTIMPGPTLSENVHQIIEGIYTNENMTFSEKEKQFMAANLPQSEIQRFIRPIEIGRLAAFVCSPYASAFKGSPIRMDGGMVPTIF
- a CDS encoding MFS transporter, translating into MSVRSWWLMISVGLGILLNPLNSSMVSVAIPSLQNVFQLDFTGVSWIIFSFYIASSIAQPIMGKASDLFGRRKMFLIGLVVAFIASLLAPLSPTFGWLIVFRIVQSIGTSMMVGVGMAIVRIHITEKQATALSVLSIFLSGAAAIGPFIGGVLVHWWNWPAIFFINIPFVVASFLLAWRTIPKDESPTSVARNMSFRKWFDLIDARGILLFTLGLVALLVGLLSAKSSGHISLENVIVGLIGLVALGAFVRYELKATSPFIPLRTFAKYPALTWVNVEFMFVNVLYYSLFFGLPSYLQVVRHVSEFQTGILMLSLGLCSLAASPIAGRWIDKSGPRPALLVSAILMTLGSVWLVTLNPTSPVISVCLALAAFGISNGLNNVGMQAALFQSSPKEIIGVASGLFNTSRYLGTIFSSLLIGIVMGGKFSFEGFQVLGIVLTVIALTLVFMSRRRLDSGQLRES
- a CDS encoding LysR family transcriptional regulator; translated protein: MELLQLQYFLTVAHLEHVTEAARSLHVTQSSLSKTIQRLEEDLGVPLFDRTGRKLRLNEFGSRFLYRAERALFELEQGKQELSDLSSPEHGTLELAVTTASTLPGILREFRRKRPYIQFHVQMLTTQEMVTLLHRGEVDFCLSSPPVEGDDIECKIVCIDPILVAVPKGHRLADRNSVSLTELREEWFVGVKRGYGTRDLVDSVCMSEGFVPNYVYEGDEPARLSTLVEAEIGIAFIPSTARNSQEHLKYLQVENHELIREIALLWNRNRYISRAAQEFREIVVEYFATNSK